The Eisenibacter elegans DSM 3317 sequence CCCCGTTTTTTTTGCCCAAAAACCCTAAACCACTGACTGTCAAGAAGAAAATTGTTGAACACAGACCAAAAACCCCAACATAGGATGTGTTCACAGATAATGAATAGGGAGGTGGGATAGAGACTAGTTTTTGATGAACTTATGTGTGTATTGGCGGCCCTCATATTCCACAAAGGCGATATATGTACCTGATGGCCAATAATTTGTAATGACTTCTTTAGATTTAACAAAGCTAAGCACTGCCATTTGTTTGCCTTGCATATTATAAATGATGACTTTGACCGGACTCTGTGTGGGAGCATCAAAGATAATGAAGTTGGCGGCGGGATTGGGAAATAGGCGGATAGGTTGAAAATCTTCCCCGATGCGGATAATATTAGAAAGTAGGGTTTGGCCACAATAAGTTCGTATACGCAATTGGTAATTGCCAGGCTCAGCAGGCACAAACGTAGTCGCTGTTTGTGTATTCATAGGGACACCCTCTCGTAGCCACTCCCACTGAAGGTCTGTAGGCTGTGGGGGTAAATTGGCTTTGAGTAGGTTGTTTTCTAAACGTATTTGTAAACTATCCGCTGCCAAACCGGAAATCACCAAAGCAAAAGATTGATGGTTACGGGCTAGGCCGTTTTGGTCTTGTAGTGTGCCTTTGTGTGCAATCCGCAGAGTGTAGGTAGTGTTTGGGCTTTGGGAAGAGTATACGATTTGCTCGACAACATCCACCCTGTTGTCGCCAGTCTGTGCGTTTTGCTCTGGTGCAGCAGGGTTGAGTACCCAAGGGCTGGCTACAATGCTCCCATTAGCGTTGAGCAGTCGAAGATCAAGGTCATTGACAAGACGTGGTGTGCGGTTGTTGAAAGAAGTCAGGTTTTCGGGTAAGGGAATGGCTGCGGGATCCGTCCAGACTAAGGTAGCGCGTAAGGCCTGTGTGGATGATGTTTGTAATGTTTGGGTATATGTTTGTCCGTTGGCGAGCGTGTCCATTACCAACAAACTGCCTCTTTGTTGGGTGCAGAGGAATGCTAAGGCGGCTTGTGTGTTGAGCTGCCCCCACCCTACACGATAATTAGGTATTGGCTGTGTGCCTATGGGGCTGGCAGTATGGATGGCGAGGGCTTTGAGGGCAGCAGCCGTGAGGGGTTGGTTGTACCATTGCAAATGCGCCTGTTGTACCAATAACAAACTTCCTGTAACGACAGCGGCAGCCATCGAGGTGCCACCTAGCGTTTGATAGGCTTGATCGTCAGCGGCGGCGGCAGAAAGTATATCCGCCCCCGGGGCGATTAGGTCGGGCTTGATACGGCCATCATCAGTAGGGCCAGTACTACTAAAGTCTGCCAGTTGGTTTCCCTTGTTTGCTCCGACAGCCAGCGGATTTTTAGCCGTTACAAAGTCGTGGAGCAGGTCATATT is a genomic window containing:
- a CDS encoding S8 family peptidase — its product is MLHHVTPAGYPIYYVHRSNAAAAAEIGTSQVRAFNTPIALNGQQMQGRLGIWEVGSIRTTHQELRQRVFVRDQTTFPGGIPNANNHAVHVATTIIGQGVNAAAQGMAPQAQLEAYNTQQDLTEMAQAAAQGMLISCHAYGAIFPTGTQAWRLGYYNAAAADWDMLCENRPFYLPIQAVGNDRSSAGNQYDLLHDFVTAKNPLAVGANKGNQLADFSSTGPTDDGRIKPDLIAPGADILSAAAADDQAYQTLGGTSMAAAVVTGSLLLVQQAHLQWYNQPLTAAALKALAIHTASPIGTQPIPNYRVGWGQLNTQAALAFLCTQQRGSLLVMDTLANGQTYTQTLQTSSTQALRATLVWTDPAAIPLPENLTSFNNRTPRLVNDLDLRLLNANGSIVASPWVLNPAAPEQNAQTGDNRVDVVEQIVYSSQSPNTTYTLRIAHKGTLQDQNGLARNHQSFALVISGLAADSLQIRLENNLLKANLPPQPTDLQWEWLREGVPMNTQTATTFVPAEPGNYQLRIRTYCGQTLLSNIIRIGEDFQPIRLFPNPAANFIIFDAPTQSPVKVIIYNMQGKQMAVLSFVKSKEVITNYWPSGTYIAFVEYEGRQYTHKFIKN